From the Kiritimatiellia bacterium genome, the window AGCAGATCCGCAAGTCGGCCCCGGCGGAAGCGCCCGCCGGCGAATCACCGGAGGGCGCCCCCGCCGCGGAGGCCGCCCCCGAAGAATCGTCCGCGGACGGGATGCCGCCGGAAGAAGAAGACGAGGAAGAATTCGAAGAAGAGGATGAGGAAGAGTACGAGGACGAAGAGGACGACGACGAGGAGGAAGAGGGGGAGGCGCCATGAGCCTGGACGATCTCCGCGGGAAAATCGACGGGCTGGATGCCGACCTGGTTCGCCTCCTGAACGAGCGGACGCGCCTCGCGCTGGAAATCGGCAGGGTGAAGGAAGCCGGGGCGCAGGAAGTCTATGTCCCGGCCCGCGAAAAGGCGGTGCTGGACCGGGTGGACACCCTGAACGCGGGGCCGCTGCCGGCCGAATCGATGCGGGCCATCTACCGCGAGATCATGTCCGCGTCGCTGGCCCTGGAACGGAAAGTGGCGATCGCGTACCTCGGCCCCCCGGCGACGTTCACGCACCAGGCCGCGCGGAGCCGGTTCGGAGCGAGCGTGCAGTACGCCCCCTGCGAGACCATCGGCGAGGTCTTCGCCGCCGTCGAAAAGAAGTCGGCCGACTACGGGGTCGTGCCGATCGAGAACTCGACCGACGGGGCGGTGACCCACACGCTGGACCAGTTCACGGACACGCCGCTGAAGATCTGCGCCGAGATCTACCTGCCCATCTCGCACAACCTGCTGGCGAAGTGCCCGAAGGGCGGGATCAAGCGCTTGTACAGCAAGCCCGAGGTGTTCGGGCAGTGCCGGCGGTGGCTGCACGAGAACATGCCCGGCGTCGAACTGATCTCCTCGTCCAGCACCGCGCGCGCGGCGGAGACCGCGGCCCGCGAGCCGGGCAGCGGCGCCCTGGCCAGCGCCCTGACGGCGGACCTGTACGGGCTGGATCTCCTGGAGCAGGATATCCAGGATCTCGGCGGCAACACGACCCGCTTCCTCGTCATCGGCCCGCGCTACGGGGCGGCCACGGGCCGGGACAAGACCTCGCTGCTCTTTGCCGTCAAGCACCGCGTGGGCGCCCTCTACGACGCGCTGTCGGCGTTCAAGCGGTACCAGATCAACATGACCAAGATCGAGAGCCGTCCGAGCAAGACGAAGGCGTGGGAGTACTACTTCTTCGTCGACCTCGAGGGGCACGCGGACGATCCGCCGGTCCAGAAGGCGCTGGCCGACCTCGGCGAGCATTGCACGCTGATGACCGTCCTCGGCGCCTACCCGCGGGCCGCCGGCCCGGATGCATAGGAGCACCTCCGCCATGAAACACATCGCCAATCCGTGGGTGCAGGGCCTCGGCACGTACGAGCCCGGGCGCCCGATCGAGGAGGTCGCGCGCGAGCTCGGCTTCGCGAACATCGAGGAGGTCGTCAAGATCGCCTCGAACGAGAACTCGCTGGGCCCGTCGCCGAAGGCCGTGCAGGCCATGATCCAGTCCGCGCCGCGGATGCACCTCTATCCCGACGGCAGCGCTTTCTACCTTCGCCGAGCCCTCTCCCGGAAGCTCGGCGTGCACATGGACGAGATCCTCGTCGGCAACGGCAGCAACGAGATCATCGAGCTGATGGGTCACGTCTTCCTGCAGCCCGGCTCGAACATCGTCATGGCCGACCGCGCGTTCGTGGTCTACAAGCTCATCGCCGCGGCCCTGCAGGCGGAGACGATCAGCGTGCCGATGCGGCGTTTCACGCACGATCTCGATGCCATGCTGGAGGCCATCACGCCGGCCACTCGGATCGTCTTCATCGCGAACCCGAATAACCCGACCGGGACCATGGTGGACGGCGCCGCCCTCGACCGGTTCATGGAGCGCGTGCCGGGACATGTCGTGGTCGGCCTGGACGAGGCGTATATCGAGTTGCTGCCGCCGGAGCGGCAGCCGAACACGTTGACATACGTCCGGGAGGGGCGCCATGTGTACCTGCTGCGGACCTTCTCGAAGACCTACGGGCTGGCCGGCCTGCGCGTCGGCTACGCCGTGGCCCCGAAGCAGGGCATCGAGTTGCTGCACCGGGTTCGGCAACCCTTCAACGTCAACGCCATGGCGCTGGAGGCGGCGCGCGCGGCGCTGGAGGACGACGAGTACGTGGAGCGCACCCGGAAGATGGTCGGGGAGGGCATCGAGCAACTCGAGGCCGCCTTCGACGGCATGGGCCTGGAATACGTGCCCTCGGTCGCGAACTTCATCCTGGTCAAGGTCGGGCGCGGCCGCGAGGTGTTCGACGCCCTCCAGCGACGGAAGGTCATCGTCAGGCCGATGGACGGCTACGGGTTGCCCGATCACGTCCGGGTCACCGTGGGCCTGAAGGCCGAGAACGAGCTCTTCCTGCGTGAATTGAAGGCGGTCCTGGCCGAAAGGGGAGCGGCATGATCATCGTTTTGCGGCGCGACGCCACCGAGGAGCAGATCGGCCACCTGGTGGAGACGATCAAGGCCTGGGGCCTGGACTCGCACTTGAGCCGCGGCACGGAGCGGACCATCGTCGGCGTGATCGGCGACGAGCGGACGATCCGGTCCAAGCCGCTGGAGGCCATCCCCGGCGTCGAGTCGGTCATGGCCGTGCTCAAGCCCTACAAGCTGGCCAGCCTGGAATTCCGGCCGGAGCGCACGCGGATCACGATCCCGCCGGTCAAGCCGGGCGGGACACCGGTCGAGATCGGCGGTCCGTCCGTGGTGGTGGTGGCCGGCCCCTGCTCGGTGGAAACCCGCGAGATGCTCTTCGACATGGCGGCGATGATCCAGCGCGCCGGCGCCGGGCTCCTGCGCGCCGGCGCCTTCAAGCCGCGCACCTCGCCGTACGCGTTCCAGGGCCTGGGTGTCGAGGGCCTGCGCTACCTGGCCGAGGTCCGGACCGAACTCGGGCTGCCGATCATCACCGAGGTGATGGACACCCGGGACGTCGAGATGGTCGCCGAGGTGGCGGACATTCTCCAGATCGGCGCGCGGAACATGCAGAACTTCAACCTCCTGAAAGCCGTCGGCCGCTGCCGCAAGCCCGTGCTGCTCAAGCGCGCGCTGGCCGGGACGATCGAGGAGCTGCTGATGAGCGCGGAGTACATCTTGAGCGAGGGCAACCGGCAGGTGATCCTGTGCGAGCGCGGCATCCGGACCTTTGAAAAGGCGACGCGCAACACGCTGGACATCAGCGCCGTGCCGGTGATCCGCCGCGAGAGCCACCTGCCGGTTTTCGTGGACCCGAGCCACGGCACGGGAGTCTGGCCGCTGGTTTCGCCGATGGCGATGGCCTCCGTGGCGGCCGGGGCCGACGGGATCATGGTGGAGGTGCACCCGAATCCCGAGCAGGCGCTCTCCGACGGACCGCAGGCGCTGTTGCCGAAGACCTTCGAAAAGATGATGAAGGATCTGCGGGCCGTCGCGCAGGCCGTGGGACGGACCCTATGAAGACGGTCGCGGTCATAGGCCTGGGCCTGATGGGCGGCTCGCTGGGCTTGGCGCTCAAGGCCGCCAATTTCACAGGGAAGATCCGCGGCTACGCGCGCCGGGCGGAGACCCGCGACGAGGCCTTGCGGCGGGGCGTCGCGGACGAGGCCTTCGACGACGCGGGCGTGGCGGTGGAGGGCGCGGACCTAGCGGTGTTCTGCGCGCCGATCCTCGCTATTCCGCCGCTCGTCAGCAACGCCCGCGCCCACCTCGCGCCGGGCTGCCTGCTGACGGATGTCGGCAGCACCAAGGCCTATCTGGCCGCCCAGATCGGTTCCCGCCTGCGGGGCACGACCTCCGTTTTCATCGGCAGCCACCCGATCGCCGGCTCGGAGCAGCAGGGCCTCGGCGCCGCCCGCGCAGACTTGTATCGGGGAGCCACGGTCGTCCTGACGCCCGGCCCGGAGGCGCCCCCGGAAGCCCTGCGGGCGTTGCAGGCGTTCTGGGAAGGGGTCGGCGGGGTGGTGCGGGTACTGGATCCGGAGGAGCACGACCGGGTGCTGGCCCGGACCAGCCACCTGCCGCACCTGGCGGCGGCCCTGCTGGCTTCTACGGTCGGGCGGGACAAGGATTCCGCCCGCCAGGCCGAGTTCTGCGGGACGGGTTTTCGCGACGCGACGCGGATCGCGGAGGGCTCGCCCGAGGTCTGGCACGACATCCTGCGCACCAACGCGGCCGACGTGGCCCGCGAACTGCGGGCCTTTGCGGACGAAGCGGTCCAACTTTCAAACTTGATTGAAGAGGGACAGTTCGACAGCATAAAGCGATTCTTGGCGCAGGCCCGCGAGCGACGGCGGATCCTGGCGCGTGCCCGGGCGGGGGAGGATACGCAAGGCTGATATATGATCCCGAAATCACAGTCCGTCCTGATCAACCCCGCGAGCCGGCTCGGCGGGACGCTGGCTGTTCCCGGCGACAAGAGCATCTCCCACCGCGTAGCCATGCTTGCGGCCCTGGCCAAGGGGACGTCGAAGGTGCAGAACTTCCTCCAGAGCGAGGATTGCCTGAACACGCTGCACGCGATGGAGCGGCTCGGTGCCCGGTCTTTTTTCACCGACGACGGCGAATTGACCGTCCAGGGCACCGGCGGCAAGTTCCTGGAGCCGGTGGACCCGCTGGACCTTGGCAATTCCGGCACGGGCATGCGGCTGCTGGCCGGGCTGCTGGCCGGCCTCCCGGTCACCGCCGAGCTCACAGGGGACGAATCCCTCCGCTCGCGCCCCATGAACCGCATCAAGGAGCCCTTGGAAAAGATGGGGGCCTCGGTCGAACTGCTCGGCGAAAGCGGCCGTCCGCCCATCCGGGTCCGCGGGGGCGGTCTGAAAGGCATGGACTACGCGATTCCCGTGGCCAGCGCCCAGGTCAAGTCGTGCATCCTGCTGGCGACGCTCTTCGCGGAGGGAACCACGACCATCACCGAGGTCCTGCCCACGCGGGACCATACCGAGCGGCTTTTTCGGATGGCCGGCATCGCCCTGGAAGTCGAGGGGCTGCGCGTCCGCATGAAGGGCCACGGGGCCAAGGGCCCGAAGCTGAAGGCGCGGGCCTGGGAGGTGCCCGGCGATTTCTCGTCCGCCGCCTACGCGCTGGCCGCCGTGGCGGCCCGGCCCGATTCGTCCGTGACCGTCACGCACGTCGGGCTCAATCCCCGGCGCACGGCCTTGCTGGACGTCCTCCGGCGCATGAACGCCCGCGTCGACGTGGCCGTCCGCAGCCGGCCCGACGAGGCCGAGCCGTTCGGCGACGTGACGGTGTCCGGCGCCCGGCTCAAGGGCACGACGGTCGGCGGGGAGGAGATCCCGGCACTCATCGACGAACTGCCGCTCGTCGCCATCCTGGGCGCGCTGGCCGAGGGCGAAACGGTCATCCGCGATGCCCGCGAGCTCCGGGTCAAGGAGTCCGACCGCATCACCTGCATGGCCAACAACCTGAAGATCCTCGGCGTGGACGTGGAGGAGCGCGAGGACGGCATGGTCATCCGGGGCCCGGCCCGGCTCCAGCCGGTGGCCGGCATCCAGAGCTACGGCGACCATCGCATCGCCATGTCGCTGGCCGTGCTCGGGCTGTATGGCGAGGGCCCGGTGTGCGTGCACAATATCGCCTGCGTCTTGACCTCGTATCCGGCGTTCTGGGACCATCTCATTGCATTGGGGGCACATGTCGAATAATCCATCAGTCAGCGTCGTGGCCATTGACGGGCCTTCCGCGTCGGGGAAATCCACCGTGTCCAAGCGGGTCGCCCAGGAACTGAAGTTCACCTACGTGGATTCGGGGTCGCTCTACCGGGGCATGACCTGGAAGGCCCTGCGCGAGGGCGTCGAGATCGCGCGGCCCGATCAGGTCGTCGACCTGATGAACCGGATGCAATTCGAGTTCTACGCGGAAAACTGCATAGTCCTCTTCACCATCGACGGTGAGGATCCGGGCCTGCAGATCCGGTCCGAACCCGTCCGCGAAAACGTGGCCGACATAGCGGCCATCCCGGAAGTCCGGGCGTTCCTTGTCGCTCGGCTGCAGGAAATGGTCCGGTTCGGGGATATCGTCATGGAAGGCCGGGATATCGGGACCGTCGTTTTCCCGGAAACGCCGTTCAAATACTACCTCGACGCCGATCCCGAGGAGCGGGCCCGCCGCCGCAGCCTCGAGCTCAAGAGCATGGAAGGGGTGGGGGACGTCCACAAGGTGTTGGATTCGCTCAAACGCCGGGACAAAAAGGACAGCACTCGGAAGACGGCCCCGCTGCAGATCGCCCTGGGCGCCCGCGTGATCAATTCCACCTCCATGAGCATCGAGGAAGTGGTCGCGCAGATCGTGGCCGAGGTGCGGGCCGCGCGGGGAGCATGAAAGGCGGATACTTCATGTACAGGGTGGTCAGCGGGGCCACCCGGATCTGGCTGAAGATCTGGCTGCATCTGGAATCACACGACGCGGAAAATGTCCCGGCCTCGGGCGGATGTGTCCTCGCTTCCAATCACGCCAGCTATCTCGATCCGCCGATCGTCGCTTGCGGGTTGAAACACCGCGTCGTTCGGTTCATGGCCCGTGACACGCTCTTTGCCGGACGGTTCCGGAATTGGTTCTTCCATGGGATCAAGTGCGTGCCGCTGGACCGCACGCGCGGCGACGTGGCGGCGCTCCGCAAGGGAATACAACTCCTCAAGGAGGGCGAGGTCCTCGGACTATTTCCGGAAGGCACGCGCTCGCCGGACGGCCAGTTGAAGCCCGCGAAGGGCGGCATTGGCTTCCTGATCGCCAAGGCCGGCGTACCCGTCGTGCCGATTTACGTCGGCGGCACCTTCGAAGCGTTTCCCAAAGGTGCCAAACATATCAAGCGTGGCAAAGTGTGCGTTTACTACGGTCGCCCGATCAGCTTTGCCGAGATCAGCGGGCTTGGAGAAGGAAAGGAATCCTACCAAGCCATTGGCGATCTCATCATGTCCAGAATCGCGCTTTTGCGTGACAAAGCGGCTTCGCTGCAGGCTTAAGCGCGCCATTTCGGCACACCCGTTCCTTTCCGTTTTCGCTGTATGCGTAAAACTTGATCCATATTATATTCATAATCAATATGATACGATTATCAAGTCGGAATGATGTCGTGTCGGCCTCCTGATTGTGTCAAAACATAATCTATAAGTGGTTGAAAACAAAAGGATTCTTGACATCAGGCGGAAGAGTGGTAATCATCAAGCAGAAAATTTGCCGCCCTTGCAGTATCGGTTGGAACAGTTGGTTTGGAAAAACCGCGGGATGGATCGATGATATACACGAGTTGGGGTGTTGTGCTGGCCTGCGGCAAGGACGAGCAGTTCACGCCGGAAACCACCACGCCTTTCATCAATCTGGGCGGCAAGCCGATTCTTGTTCATGCGCTGACGGCGCTGGAGCACTGCATCGACATCATGGGTGTGCTGGTGGTCGCGGACAAAACGCGGATCGACAGCGTGCAGGGCATGGCCCAGATGTTCGGTTTGTCAAAAGTGAAAAAGGTGGTCGGCGGTTTCGGTTCGAGGCAGGCTTCCATGCAGTCGGCGCTCAAGGCGCTGGATGAAGAAGCGAACCTGATCGTGGTTCACGAAGGTTCGCGCCCGTTCACCAAGCCGGACCTGATTTCGGAAGTCATCAAGATCGCCAAGCGGTATGGGTCCGGCGTGGCGGCCCAGCCGATCCCGGACGCGGTCAAGGAAACGCGCAAGGGACTGACGGTGGCGAAATCCGTCACGGGCGGCGCGTACTGGATCGCGCAGACGCCCCAGGCGTTTCGGCGGGACCTGCTGGAGAAGGGTCTGAAGGCCGCCGCGAAAAAGAAAGTCGAATTGGATGACGAAGCCTCGGCCCTGGACTTGGTGAGCGCGGAGGTGCGCCTCGTGGAATCGCCCGCGGGCAACATGCGCATCCGGTCGGCGTCCGATTTCGCGCTCGCGATGGCGCTGCTGAAGGGGTGAGTTCCGCTCCGCCCCGGCCCGAAATACCAGGAG encodes:
- the pheA gene encoding prephenate dehydratase, whose translation is MSLDDLRGKIDGLDADLVRLLNERTRLALEIGRVKEAGAQEVYVPAREKAVLDRVDTLNAGPLPAESMRAIYREIMSASLALERKVAIAYLGPPATFTHQAARSRFGASVQYAPCETIGEVFAAVEKKSADYGVVPIENSTDGAVTHTLDQFTDTPLKICAEIYLPISHNLLAKCPKGGIKRLYSKPEVFGQCRRWLHENMPGVELISSSSTARAAETAAREPGSGALASALTADLYGLDLLEQDIQDLGGNTTRFLVIGPRYGAATGRDKTSLLFAVKHRVGALYDALSAFKRYQINMTKIESRPSKTKAWEYYFFVDLEGHADDPPVQKALADLGEHCTLMTVLGAYPRAAGPDA
- a CDS encoding histidinol-phosphate transaminase, with product MKHIANPWVQGLGTYEPGRPIEEVARELGFANIEEVVKIASNENSLGPSPKAVQAMIQSAPRMHLYPDGSAFYLRRALSRKLGVHMDEILVGNGSNEIIELMGHVFLQPGSNIVMADRAFVVYKLIAAALQAETISVPMRRFTHDLDAMLEAITPATRIVFIANPNNPTGTMVDGAALDRFMERVPGHVVVGLDEAYIELLPPERQPNTLTYVREGRHVYLLRTFSKTYGLAGLRVGYAVAPKQGIELLHRVRQPFNVNAMALEAARAALEDDEYVERTRKMVGEGIEQLEAAFDGMGLEYVPSVANFILVKVGRGREVFDALQRRKVIVRPMDGYGLPDHVRVTVGLKAENELFLRELKAVLAERGAA
- the aroF gene encoding 3-deoxy-7-phosphoheptulonate synthase, encoding MIIVLRRDATEEQIGHLVETIKAWGLDSHLSRGTERTIVGVIGDERTIRSKPLEAIPGVESVMAVLKPYKLASLEFRPERTRITIPPVKPGGTPVEIGGPSVVVVAGPCSVETREMLFDMAAMIQRAGAGLLRAGAFKPRTSPYAFQGLGVEGLRYLAEVRTELGLPIITEVMDTRDVEMVAEVADILQIGARNMQNFNLLKAVGRCRKPVLLKRALAGTIEELLMSAEYILSEGNRQVILCERGIRTFEKATRNTLDISAVPVIRRESHLPVFVDPSHGTGVWPLVSPMAMASVAAGADGIMVEVHPNPEQALSDGPQALLPKTFEKMMKDLRAVAQAVGRTL
- a CDS encoding prephenate dehydrogenase/arogenate dehydrogenase family protein encodes the protein MKTVAVIGLGLMGGSLGLALKAANFTGKIRGYARRAETRDEALRRGVADEAFDDAGVAVEGADLAVFCAPILAIPPLVSNARAHLAPGCLLTDVGSTKAYLAAQIGSRLRGTTSVFIGSHPIAGSEQQGLGAARADLYRGATVVLTPGPEAPPEALRALQAFWEGVGGVVRVLDPEEHDRVLARTSHLPHLAAALLASTVGRDKDSARQAEFCGTGFRDATRIAEGSPEVWHDILRTNAADVARELRAFADEAVQLSNLIEEGQFDSIKRFLAQARERRRILARARAGEDTQG
- the aroA gene encoding 3-phosphoshikimate 1-carboxyvinyltransferase — its product is MIPKSQSVLINPASRLGGTLAVPGDKSISHRVAMLAALAKGTSKVQNFLQSEDCLNTLHAMERLGARSFFTDDGELTVQGTGGKFLEPVDPLDLGNSGTGMRLLAGLLAGLPVTAELTGDESLRSRPMNRIKEPLEKMGASVELLGESGRPPIRVRGGGLKGMDYAIPVASAQVKSCILLATLFAEGTTTITEVLPTRDHTERLFRMAGIALEVEGLRVRMKGHGAKGPKLKARAWEVPGDFSSAAYALAAVAARPDSSVTVTHVGLNPRRTALLDVLRRMNARVDVAVRSRPDEAEPFGDVTVSGARLKGTTVGGEEIPALIDELPLVAILGALAEGETVIRDARELRVKESDRITCMANNLKILGVDVEEREDGMVIRGPARLQPVAGIQSYGDHRIAMSLAVLGLYGEGPVCVHNIACVLTSYPAFWDHLIALGAHVE
- a CDS encoding (d)CMP kinase, whose translation is MSNNPSVSVVAIDGPSASGKSTVSKRVAQELKFTYVDSGSLYRGMTWKALREGVEIARPDQVVDLMNRMQFEFYAENCIVLFTIDGEDPGLQIRSEPVRENVADIAAIPEVRAFLVARLQEMVRFGDIVMEGRDIGTVVFPETPFKYYLDADPEERARRRSLELKSMEGVGDVHKVLDSLKRRDKKDSTRKTAPLQIALGARVINSTSMSIEEVVAQIVAEVRAARGA
- a CDS encoding 1-acyl-sn-glycerol-3-phosphate acyltransferase, yielding MYRVVSGATRIWLKIWLHLESHDAENVPASGGCVLASNHASYLDPPIVACGLKHRVVRFMARDTLFAGRFRNWFFHGIKCVPLDRTRGDVAALRKGIQLLKEGEVLGLFPEGTRSPDGQLKPAKGGIGFLIAKAGVPVVPIYVGGTFEAFPKGAKHIKRGKVCVYYGRPISFAEISGLGEGKESYQAIGDLIMSRIALLRDKAASLQA
- a CDS encoding 2-C-methyl-D-erythritol 4-phosphate cytidylyltransferase, giving the protein MLACGKDEQFTPETTTPFINLGGKPILVHALTALEHCIDIMGVLVVADKTRIDSVQGMAQMFGLSKVKKVVGGFGSRQASMQSALKALDEEANLIVVHEGSRPFTKPDLISEVIKIAKRYGSGVAAQPIPDAVKETRKGLTVAKSVTGGAYWIAQTPQAFRRDLLEKGLKAAAKKKVELDDEASALDLVSAEVRLVESPAGNMRIRSASDFALAMALLKG